In one window of Bradyrhizobium sp. AZCC 1721 DNA:
- the fliN gene encoding flagellar motor switch protein FliN, whose product MSDTDAQVPLPDLNAADAPPVDDLAYNEDEQASRIAADLEAVFDVPVQVSAVLGRSKMDVGELLKLGPGTVLELDRRVGEAIDIYVNNRLVARGEVVLVEDKLGVTMTEIIKAERN is encoded by the coding sequence ATGAGTGACACCGACGCACAGGTACCACTACCCGATCTCAACGCCGCGGATGCGCCGCCGGTCGATGACCTCGCCTACAACGAGGACGAACAGGCCTCGCGCATCGCAGCCGACCTCGAGGCCGTATTCGACGTGCCCGTGCAGGTCTCGGCCGTGCTCGGCCGCTCCAAGATGGACGTCGGCGAGCTGCTGAAGCTCGGACCCGGCACCGTGCTCGAACTCGACCGCCGCGTCGGCGAAGCCATCGACATCTACGTCAACAACCGCCTGGTGGCGCGTGGCGAAGTCGTGCTGGTCGAAGACAAGCTCGGCGTGACCATGACGGAAATCATCAAGGCGGAACGCAACTAA
- a CDS encoding FliH/SctL family protein, whose protein sequence is MAAPAKFLFDTDFAAPDRTRERAATAAEIAQKVAEAEARAYRAGYEAAQHEAKVESDRRSALALEEIGIAIKGIATRFSGIEARMETEAVDVAVAVARKLCSELIGREPLGEIMALVSDCFSHLVATPHLVVRINEQLYEAAREKIERQAAQSGFEGRLVILAEPGIATGDCRIEWADGGVVLERAAIEAKISELVGRYLASRDQAAM, encoded by the coding sequence ATGGCCGCGCCCGCAAAATTCCTGTTCGACACCGACTTCGCAGCGCCCGACAGGACGCGCGAGCGTGCCGCCACGGCCGCCGAGATCGCGCAGAAGGTCGCGGAGGCCGAGGCACGTGCCTACCGCGCCGGCTACGAGGCGGCCCAGCACGAGGCCAAGGTCGAGAGCGACCGCCGCTCGGCGCTGGCGCTGGAAGAGATCGGCATCGCCATCAAGGGCATCGCCACGCGTTTCTCCGGCATCGAGGCCAGGATGGAAACCGAGGCCGTCGATGTCGCGGTCGCTGTGGCACGCAAGCTGTGTAGCGAGCTGATCGGCCGCGAGCCGCTCGGCGAGATCATGGCGCTGGTCAGCGACTGCTTCTCGCATCTGGTCGCCACCCCACATCTCGTCGTCCGCATCAACGAGCAGCTCTACGAGGCCGCCCGTGAGAAGATCGAACGCCAGGCGGCCCAAAGCGGCTTCGAGGGCCGGCTCGTCATCCTGGCCGAGCCCGGCATCGCCACCGGCGACTGCCGGATCGAATGGGCCGACGGCGGCGTCGTGCTGGAGCGCGCGGCCATCGAAGCGAAGATCAGTGAACTCGTCGGGCGCTATCTGGCGTCCCGCGATCAGGCCGCAATGTGA
- the fliG gene encoding flagellar motor switch protein FliG, with amino-acid sequence MAAVPQTSNANDITTVISALASRQSNRPKGKPLSGPKRAAILMLALGEQYGGKVWSLLDDDEVRELSIHMSTLGTVEADVVEDLLLEFVSRMSASGALMGTFDATERLLQQYLPSERVSGIMDEIRGPAGRNMWEKLSNVQEEVLANYLKNEYPQTIAVVLSKLKPEHAARVLAILPEDLALDVVGRMLKMEAVQKEVIERVEQTLRTEFMSNLSQTRRRDAHEVMAEIFNNFDRQTETRFITSLEEENRESAERIKALMFTFDDLIKLDSASAQTLMRNVDKDKLGIALKSANEEVRAFFLGNMSSRAGKMLLDDMAAMGPVRLRDVDEAQALLVNLAKDMAARGEITLTKNRADDELVY; translated from the coding sequence ATGGCCGCCGTACCGCAAACCTCAAACGCCAACGATATCACCACCGTCATCTCGGCGCTGGCGAGCCGTCAGAGCAACCGGCCCAAGGGCAAGCCGTTGAGCGGCCCGAAGCGCGCCGCCATCCTGATGCTGGCGCTGGGCGAGCAATATGGCGGCAAGGTATGGTCGCTGCTGGACGACGACGAGGTGCGCGAACTGTCGATCCACATGTCGACGCTCGGCACCGTCGAGGCCGATGTCGTGGAAGACCTGCTGCTCGAATTCGTCTCGCGGATGTCGGCCTCCGGCGCCCTGATGGGCACCTTCGACGCCACCGAACGGCTATTGCAGCAATATCTGCCCTCCGAGCGCGTCAGCGGCATCATGGATGAAATTCGCGGCCCCGCCGGCCGCAACATGTGGGAGAAGCTTTCCAACGTACAGGAAGAGGTGCTCGCCAACTACCTCAAGAACGAATACCCGCAGACCATCGCGGTGGTGCTGTCGAAGCTGAAGCCCGAGCACGCCGCGCGTGTGCTGGCGATCCTGCCCGAGGACCTCGCGCTCGATGTGGTCGGCCGCATGCTGAAGATGGAAGCCGTCCAGAAAGAAGTCATCGAGCGCGTCGAGCAGACGCTGCGCACCGAATTCATGTCCAACCTGTCGCAGACCCGCCGCCGCGACGCCCACGAGGTGATGGCCGAAATCTTCAACAATTTCGACCGCCAGACCGAGACTCGCTTCATCACCTCGCTGGAAGAGGAAAACCGCGAATCCGCCGAGCGCATCAAGGCGCTGATGTTCACCTTCGACGACCTGATCAAGCTCGATTCCGCCTCGGCCCAGACGCTGATGCGCAACGTCGACAAGGACAAGCTCGGCATCGCGCTCAAGAGCGCCAATGAAGAGGTGCGCGCCTTCTTCCTCGGCAACATGTCCTCGCGCGCCGGCAAGATGCTGCTGGACGACATGGCCGCGATGGGACCGGTGCGGCTGCGCGACGTTGACGAGGCGCAGGCACTGCTCGTCAACCTCGCCAAGGACATGGCCGCCAGGGGTGAAATCACCCTGACCAAGAACCGCGCCGACGACGAATTGGTGTACTGA